A window of Mytilus edulis unplaced genomic scaffold, xbMytEdul2.2 SCAFFOLD_949, whole genome shotgun sequence contains these coding sequences:
- the LOC139505644 gene encoding LOW QUALITY PROTEIN: splicing factor Cactin-like (The sequence of the model RefSeq protein was modified relative to this genomic sequence to represent the inferred CDS: inserted 1 base in 1 codon) yields the protein REREREQLQRDKEAEYYREWEKQEDHFHLNQAKLRSQIRIQDGRAKPIDLLAKYISAEDDVSAIEMHEPYTYLYGLTITDMEDLLEDIKVYLELEEGKNADYWRDIITVTNDELSKLRKLDNTQKDYRDRREGINESVNSEVGSIFKGKTTNQLQLLETQINQKLNSGEGVDIGYWESLIQQLKAHMARTRLRERHQEVLRQKLFKLKQEQGIESAPLFPAGDKSDSPVIKQEKTDMPRLQCQLSVEVKNQEPVENKVTQLRRKRKSEALITEDDLEEQAYVDYEAGCYSPKLLTQNDLEIDSVVYEVADDIKKLELAREQVKTSGQVRLDADSEFEKKAREGMNDDEAQFSVEVPLTSQAFLWSDKYRPRKPRFFNRVHTGFEWNKYNQTHYDIDNPPPKIVQGYKFNIFYPDLIDKTKPPEYTLTPCEDNKDFAILRYRAGPPYEDIAFKVVNREWEYSYXRGFRCQFQNNIFQMWFHFKRYRYRR from the exons AGGGAAAGAGAAagg GAACAGTTACAGCGAGACAAAGAAGCTGAGTATTACAGAGAGTGGGAGAAACAAGAAGACCAT TTCCATCTGAACCAAGCTAAATTGAGGTCCCAGATCAGAATCCAGGATGGAAGAG CCAAGCCTATAGATTTACTAGCAAAGTACATCAGTGCTGAAGATGATGTTTCAGCCATAGAAATGCATGAACCTTATACATACCTTTAT GGTCTCACCATTACTGACATGGAAGATTTGTTAGAAGATATTAAAGTTTATTTAGAATTAGAGGAAGGGAAGAATGCTGATTATTGGAGAGATATCATCACTGTGACAAATGATGAACTTTCTAAACTCAGGAAGTTAGACAACACTCAAAAAG ATTATAGAGATAGAAGAGAAGGTATAAATGAGTCGGTGAACTCAGAAGTTGGTTCTATCTTCAAAGGAAAGACAACCAACCAACTCCAATTACTGGAAACTCAGATTAATCAGAAATTGAATAGTGGAGAAGGAGTAGATATAG GATATTGGGAGTCTCTAATACAACAACTGAAAGCTCACATGGCAAGAACCAGACTGAGAGAACGTCATCAGGAAGTCCTTAGACAGAAACTGTTCAAATTGAAACAGGAG caAGGTATAGAGTCTGCTCCATTATTTCCTGCTGGTGACAAATCTGATTCTCCTGTTATAAAACAAGAAAAGACTGACATGCCTCGCCTGCAGTGCCAACTGTCAGTAGAGGTGAAGAACCAGGAACCAGTGGAGAACAAAGTCACCCAGCTGAGGAGGAAGAGGAAGA GTGAAGCATTGATTACAGAGGATGATTTGGAGGAACAAGCCTATGTAGACTATGAGGCTGGTTGTTATTCTCCTAAGTTGTTAACACAGAATGATTTAGAGATTGATTCAGTGGTGTATGAAGTAGCAGACGACATAAAGAAGTTAGAGTTAGCTAGAGAACAAGTCAAAACTTCTGGACAAGTCAGA cttGATGCTGATTCTGAGTTTGAGAAGAAGGCTAGAGAAGGTATGAATGACGATGAAGCACAGTTCAGTGTAGAAGTACCTCTTACAAGTCAAGCATTCCTATGGTCAGATAAATACAGGCCTAGAAAACCAAGGTTCTTCAACAGGGTTCATACA GGTTTTGAGTGGAATAAATATAACCAAACCCATTATGATATAGATAATCCTCCACCTAAAATTGTACAGGGTTATAAATTTAAT attttttatccagatttaattgataaaacaaagCCTCCAGAATATACTCTT ACTCCATGTGAAGATAACAAAGACTTTGCCATACTACGATATCGTGCAGGTCCACCTTATGAA gatatagcATTCAAGGTTGTCAACAGAGAGTGGGAATATTCAT AACGGGGATTTAGATGTCAgtttcaaaacaatatatttcaaatgtgGTTTCACTTTAAACGATACCGTTACAGACGATGA